The Rugosibacter aromaticivorans region ACAAACCCGCCGCTGTCGCGATTGCCTGTCTCGGCAATTTCCAGAATGCGTCGCTCCGCCTCATCCAGTAACTGTTTGACATCACGACCGGCTGGGTTTAATGCATGGCCGGCAATTTCATCGCCGACAGTGACGAGTTGCCGCAAAATCGCGCGCTCGCGCACGATTTCAGCATAGCGGCGCACATTCGCGGCGGAAGGCGTGGCATTCGCGATTTCAGCAAGGTAGGCCAAGCCCCCGGTCTGATCAATCTCATTCGATTGTTCGATCGACTCATACACCGTGACCACATCCGCCGGGCGGCCACGCTGTATGAGTTTGCCAATATGCCGAAAAATCCGTCGGTGATCGTCGCGGTAAAAATCGGTTTCACGCACCACATCGGCAATACGATCCCACGCCGGATTATCAATCAGTAGCCCCCCTATCAAGGATTGCTCCGCTTCAATAGAGTGCGGTGGCAATTTGAGCGCAGCAACCTGCGCATCGAGTACGGGCGAAGGATTAAAAGAACGAATATTGGCCATGGCTATCTCCGCAATGAAGCAGCGAGTCTACTCCGCGCAACGCTGCCTGATAAGTGTATAAGTTGTGGAAATCGTGGGGATAGACTGTGGAAATTAAGTGCATAAGCCGCACGCACTGCAATAAAAAACGAGCCGCCTCAAAAGTTGAGGACAGCTCGTTTTTAAGTGGTGTCAATCTACGCCAAATGGCGTAAATAAAGCGCTACAGTTTGGCCGATAATTCTGCCTAACTGCTGGTTAGTGTTCGCCCAGCACAGACACCGTAATGGTTGCAACCACATCGGTATGCAACGAGATTTCAATGGGTGAATCGCCGATCGCCTTGAGCGGGCCATCTGGCAGGCGAATCGCTGAACGCTGGACCGTCACGCCTTGTGCCAGCAGCGCATCGGCGATATCGATATTGGTGACCGAACCAAATAAACGGCCATCCATCCCGGTCTTGCGCGTAATTTGCAGCATCAAGCCATCCAGCTTGACGGCTTGCGCTTGCGCTGAGGCCAAGCGGTCTTGTTGCGCAGCTTCAAGCTCTGCACGCCTGGCTTCGAACACTTTACGATTGGCTTCCGTAGCGCGTTTAGCTTTGCCTTGTGGAATTAAATAGTTACGAGCATAACCGTCTTTGACCTTGACTTCATCACCCAGGTTGCCGAGGTTTACCACTTTTTCCATCAAAATAATTTGCATGGTTTTCTCCTCGCTTACTGGTGCAGATCAGTGAAAGGCATCAAGGCTAAAAAGCGGGCACGCTTGATAGCGGTTGACAATTGACGCTGATAACCCGTTTTAGTACCGGTAATACGGGCCGGCATAATGCGTGCGTTTTCAGCAATAAAGTCTTTGAGGATTTCGACATCTTTGTAGTCAACTTCCTCAATTTTTTCTACCGTGAAACGGCAGAATTTGCGTCGTTTAAACAGGCTGCGGCCTTTTTCGCCCTTGCCCCCTTTAACACCTGGCTTACTTTTCGGTTTAAATGCCATTTTTAAGTTCCTTCCACGAATTCAATTGTATTGACATGCAGAATCGGCATACGCCGCTTGAGACTGCGTGCCGCTAAAAAACCACTCAACTTCAGTTCATCGCCCGGCTTGACAGTTGCCAGCACTTGCGCCTGGGTCCCTACTGCCACACAGGTCATCTCGCATTGCACTTTACGCTCAACTTCCGATTCCATTTGAATCGATTCGTGGGTAAGGCTAAATTCAAGTATCGGGATACCTGCAGGGGTGCGACGCAAAGCGCCACGCTCCTGCAGACGACCCGACAACTGCGTTAGATTGATGGACAATGCAAGGATCTAGTCACCGTCAAGCGTACGATCAAGCGGCTGCAGCAGCCTCGGTTGCCTCGGTTGCCTCGGCTTCTGGGGCAGGAGCAGAGGGGGCAGCAGCATCACCTTGGCTAAATGAACGGGATTTCTCTTCTTTCATCATCGGCGAAGGTGTCGTGACGGCTTTGCGCATTTTTATTGTCAGGTGCCGCAGCACGGCATCATTAAACTTGAATGAGTTTTCAAGTTCTGCCAAGGCTTCACCATCACATTCAATATTCATCAACACATAATGCGCTTTATGAACCTTCTGGATTGGGTAGGCCATTTGACGACGCCCCCAGTCTTCCAGACGGTGGATGATGCCAGCGCGTGTGGTCACAAGCGCTTTATAGCGCTCAACCATTGCCGGCACTTGCTCGGACTGGTCTGGATGAACAATAAAAACAATTTCGTAATGTCGCATGCAATCTCCTTTTGGTTAAGTGATAGCCCCCCCGCATGCGTAACGGGTAGAGCAAGGTCAGCCCTACACTATAGCAAGCAAAGCGCTTGGAGGCAAGAATAGAAAGAGTGCACCTCTTTTAAATATTGACTAGAATCATCGGCATGCTTGATAGACGCTCCCAATCACTGCTCAAGACCTTGATCGAAAACTATATTGCCGATGGCCAGCCAGTCGGCTCACGCACTTTGGCGAAACGCTCCAATCTGGAGTTATCACCTGCAACTATCCGCAATGTCATGTCCGATTTGGAGGAAATGGGCTATATCACCAGCCCCCACACCTCGGCTGGCCGTATTCCTACGCCCTTGGGTTATCGACTGTTTATCGACTCTCTCTTGACAGTGCGACCACTCACTAACACCGATCTATCGGAGATTCAGGGCGCCATGCAGCCAGACCAGCCGCAGCGGGTTATCAGTCAGGCGTCACAGCTGCTCTCGCAATTAACGTCTTTCGCCGGAGTAGTCGTTGCGCCACGCCGTCAGCAACCCCGCATTCGTCAAATCGAATTTCTCAGTCTTTCAGAAAAACGGATATTACTCATCATCGTGACCGAGAATGGTGACGTACAGAACCGCATCCTGTTTACCCAACGCAACCACACGCCTTCTGAACTTGTGTTTGCTGCCAACTACCTTAACCAGAATTGCGTTGGCCTGGAATTTAATCAAATCCGCTCGCGCGTCGTCGAAGAACTACGTCAGCTACGTGTTGATATGTCCGATCTCATGGCTGCAGCCCTGGATGCGGGCAACCAAGTGATGGCCGATACCGCAGATCAATATGTCATCAGTGGCGAAAGAAATCTACTCGGTGTCGAAGATCTGGCTTCCAATATGACCCGGATACGCCGCCTGTTTGACTTGTTCGAACAAAAAACACACCTGGCGCAACTGTTGGCGCTATCTGACGATGCCGAAGGCGTGCAAGTTTTCATCGGTGATGAATCGGGCATTGCTCCACTTGATGAGTGCAGCGTGGTTGCCGCACCCTATGAGGTGGACGGCCACGTCGTGGGCTCTATCGGGGTCATCGGCCCCACGCGCATGGCTTACGAACGGGTGATTCCTATTGTGGACATCACGGCCAAACTGCTTTCCTCTGCGCTTTCTGCATACTGACCCCTCTATATGTCCCACTACGCCGATGAACCCGCGCACCGCCATGGTGACACTCGCCGCACAGCCATTGTCCTGGTTAATCTGGGCACGCCAGATGCGCCTACCGCGTCGGCTTTGCGTCGTTATCTCAAACAATTCTTGTGGGATCCACGCGTCGTCGAAATTCCACGAGCACTCTGGTGGCTGATTCTCCATGGCATCATCCTTAACTTGCGTCCGGCAAAATCGGCAGCGAAATACGCCAAAATATGGCTTAAAGAAGGCTCACCGCTGCGCGTACACACCGAGCGACAAGCCAAGCTACTCAAGGGGCTTCTTGGCCAGTGGGGGTATCCGGCTATCGAAGTCACCTGGGCGATGCGCTATGGTGAACCCTCAATTGGCCACACACTCGATCAACTCAAGCGCCAGGGAGTTGAGCGCGTGCTCATTTTTCCGCTTTACCCGCAATATGCAGCCAGCACCACCGCCAGTGTGATGGACGACGTGGCGGACTGGGTAAAACATATTCGTAATCCACCGGAGCTGCGCTTCATTAAACAGTACCCGGATCACCCGGGTTACATTGCTGCGCTCGCAGCAAGCGTTCGCGAGCACTGGACCATGCATGGGCGGGGAGAACGCCTGGTCATCAGCTTTCACGGCCTGCCCCGGCGCTCACTTTTGCTGGGGGATCCGTATTTTTGCCTGTGCCAAAAAACCGGACGTCTTCTGGCAGAAGCACTTCAGCTCTCTACTGACGACTATCTCATCACCTTTCAGTCACGCTTTGGCAAAGCCAAGTGGCTTGAGCCCTACACCCAGCCAACGCTAGAAAAGCTCGCACGAGATAACGTGGCTCGTGTCGATGTCATCTGCCCCGGCTTTGTTGCCGATTGCCTGGAAACGCTGGAAGAAATTGCATTGGAATGTAAAACGGCCTATTTGTCCTCTGGGGGCAAGATATTTTCTTACATCCCCTGCATGAACGAGCGCGCGGACTGGATTGCGGCGCTGGGTGATATCGCCACAACCCATCTGGCAGGCTGGCCCTTATCTGCGGAAACAGAGGCAGCTTCTTCTGCCCGTGCCAAACAACTCGGTGCGACAAACTGAAGTACCCAACCAAGGTACCCAACAAAAAACAACCCGCCCTCGGCGAGAAAATCATTTTCGCCCGGGTGTTCGGCCTAGGTCCTAGGTATTTGGCCTAGTTGTTCGTCCCAATCACCAGCGTCACCAGCGCTGGCCGGAAAATCCTTTCCCTGATAAGGCACAAGGGGCTGGGTATAATTCTCCTCTTCGCCCTTCATCAACAAAAATCACCCGGCCATGCAGGAAAAATATCAACCGACTGAAATTGAGCGGGCTACACAGGCCTTCTGGAATACAGCACAAAGCTTTCACGCGACAGAAGATGCCGACAAGCCAAAATATTATTGTCTGTCGATGTTTCCTTACCCGTCGGGCAAATTGCACATGGGCCACGTGCGCAACTACACCCTGGGCGACGTGCTCTCGCGACACTACCGCATGCGTGGCTATAACGTGCTGCAGCCGATGGGTTGGGATGCTTTCGGGCTACCGGCCGAGAACGCGGCCATGCAAAATAAGATGCCCCCGGCCCGATGGACGAATGACAATATTGCCTACATGAAAAAGCAATTGCAATCCTTAGGCTTCGCAATCGATTGGCAACGTGAGCTGGCCACCTGCCAGCCTGAATACTACAAATGGAACCAATGGCTATTTTTGCGCATGCTGGAAAAAGGCATTGCCTATAAAAAAACGCAGGTAGTGAATTGGGATCCCGTCGATCAAACGGTGCTGGCCAATGAACAGGTGATCGACGGACGCGGCTGGCGCACAGGCGCAGTCGTTGAAAAACGGGAAATCCCCGGTTACTACTTTGCCATTACCCGCTATGCGGATGAACTCTTGTCCTCGCTGGAGTCGCTGCCCGGCTGGCCAGAGCGCGTTAAAACCATGCAGGCCAACTGGATAGGCAAGAGCACCGGTGTGCGGTTTGCTTTTCCCTATACGCTGGAAGGCAAACAGGAAAATCTGTGGGTATACACCACCCGTGCTGACACCATTATGGGCGTGACATTTTGCACCGTGGCAGCAGAGCACCCGTTAGCCACCCATGCCGCCAAAAACAATCCTGTATTGGCCGCCTTTATCGATGAGTGCAAACATGGCTCGGTGATGGAAGCCGATATGGCCACCATGGAAAAAAAGGGCATGCCCACCGGGCTGTTTGTAACTCACCCGCTGACCGGCGAGCAACTTGCAGTCTGGGTTGGCAATTACGTCCTGATGAATTACGGCGATGGCGCGGTGATGGCTGTCCCTGCGCATGACGAGCGCGACTTTGCGTTTGCCAAAAAATACAACCTGCCGATCAAGCCCGTGGTTGCTGTGGAAGGCGAAACCTTCTCGCTGGATGCATGGCAAGACTGGTATGCCGATAAACAACGCGGACGCTGCATCAATTCAGGCAAATACGATGGCCTGCCGTTTGCAGAAGCGGTCACCGCCATTGCCGCGGACCTCAAAGCAAAAAACCTGGGCGACATCCAGGTGCACTATCGCTTGCGCGATTGGGGCGTCTCACGTCAGCGTTATTGGGGTTGCCCCATTCCACTGATTCATTGCAATGCCTGTGGCACCGTACCCGTGCCTGACGATCAGTTACCGGTCAAGTTGCCCACTGATTGCGTGCCGGATGGTTCTGGCAATCCGCTGGCCAAACGAGCTGATTTCGTTAACTGCGCTTGCCCAAAATGCGGCCAGCCCGCGCGGCGTGAGACAGACACGATGGATACCTTTGTGGATTCCTCCTGGTATTACGCACGTTACTGCGCGCCGGATAATGCCACAGCGATGGTGGATAGCCGCACCAGTTACTGGATGTCGGTAGACCAATACATCGGCGGTATTGAACACGCCATTCTGCATTTGCTGTACTCGCGGTTCTGGACCAAAGTCATGCGCGATCTTGGCCTGGTTAGCTACGACGAACCCTTCGCCAACTTGCTCACGCAAGGCATGGTGCTCAACCATATTTTTTCGCGGCGCACAGCGCAAGGCAGCATCACCTACTTTGCGCCCGAAGAGCTGGATGTGGTGAAAGACGACGCGGGCCGCATCACCGGTGCCACAGCCAAAGCCGATGGTCAGGCGGTCGATTATCAAGGCATCGGCACGATGTCCAAATCCAAACGCAATGGGGTTGACCCGCAATCGCTGATTGAAACTTACGGTGCGGATACCGCGCGATTTTTCATGATGTTTGCAGCGCCACCCGAGCAAACGCTGGAATGGGCAGATTCGGGCGTTGAAGGGGCGTTTCGCTTTTTGCGCCGCTTGTGGGCGCTGGGACATGGCATTAAAAGCAGCATCCGCCATGATGCGGCTATCCCTAAAACCCTGCCCGAGCCCGTCGCGGCCTTACGGCGCGAAGTGCACTTGCTGTTGCGTCAGGCCAACTACGACTTTACCAAGCATCAATTCAATACCGTCGCATCCAGCGCCATGAAGATGTTGAACAGCCTGGAAAAAGGGGTGCAAGAGTTTGCCAACGAATCTGCCAACAACACAAATGGCATGGCCGTCATCACTGAATGCGTGAGTATTCTGTTGCGCCTGCTCTCGCCTTTGACGCCACACATCTGCCATACGCTCTGGCGCGAACTCGGCTATGGTGAGGACATTCTCACCGCCTCGTGGCCTGAGCCGCTGGAGGCTGCGTTAGCGCAAGATGAAATCGAGCTGGTACTGCAAATCAATGGCAAGCATCGCGGCAGCCTGCGTATAAAAGTCGGCGCTGGCAAGACGGCGAGTCGTGAGGTCATTGAAGCTGCTGCATTGGCTTCAGAAGCCGCGCAAAAGCACATGGCAGGCAACCCGGCGAAAAAAGTCATTGTGGTTCCCGGCCGTCTGGTCAATATTGTTGTCTAAATTGTCTTAAGAGGAGTCACCTGTGCGCGCTATCAAACTTGCCACCCAGCTGTTCGTCACCTTCGGCTTAGTCGGTCTGCTAGCTGCCTGCGGCTTTCAGTTGCGCGGTGATTACGCTTTGCCGTTTCAAACCATGAGCATTGCTTTGGCACCCAGCTCGGAACTCTACGCACAACTCAAACGCAGCATTGAAGCCTCGTCCCCCACGCGTATCGTTGATGACCCCAAAGATGCCGAAGCGAACTTGGTGGTGTTGGGCGATCGCAATGAAAAAGTCATTCTCACCCTGAATTCTGCCGGACGCGCACGCGAATATGATTTAGTGCGTACCTTTTCCTTCAAGGTGAGCGGCCCGAATAACACCGACTACATCTCCCCGAGCCAGATCACTCTGCGTCGCGACATGACTTTCAATGATGACCTGGTGCTCTCCAAAGAGTCAGAAGAAGTCCTGCTCTGGCGCGACATACAGAATGATCTTATACAGCAACTGTTGCGTCGGCTGGCCGCCGCCAAGCTCAAAGCAGTAAGCGAATCTGGCGATGCAACTACGCCCTGACCAACTTGGCGCCCACCTCGAACGGCCGTTAGCGCCACTGTATTTACTGCACGGTGACGAGCCGCTGCTGGTCATTGAAGCGGGCGATGCCATTCGCCTCGCGGCACGTCGCCAGGGCTTTACTCAGCGTGAAGTCATTGTCGCGGGCAGCAACTTTCGCTGGGACGATCTCTTTTTAGCGGCGAGTAACTTATCCCTGTTTGGCGAAACCAAGCTCATTGATCTACGCATTCCCTCGGGCAAACCGGGGCGCGAAGGCAGTGAAGCATTACAACGCTATATCAAAACATTGTGCCCTGAGACGGTGACTTTGATCACCCTTCCCGAACTCGACTGGCAAGCAAAAAAAGCTGCGTGGGTCACCGCACTCAGCCAAGCCGGTGTGGCCATTGAATGCAATGCCCCGTCCTTGGTCCGTCTGCCGCAGTGGCTGGCCGAGCGCCTGGCACGTCAGCAACAGGCCACGACACGCGCCGGACTGGAATTTATCGCCGCGCATGTTGAAGGCAATCTGCTCGCTGCGCATCAAGAAATTCAAAAGCTCGGCCTGCTCTACCCCGCCGGAGAAATTTCATTAGCGCAGATAGAAGCGGCGGTGTTGAATGTCGCCCGCTATGATGTCTCTGACCTGCGCGATGCACTCAAAGCCCGCGACACCGTGCGCGCCGTGCGCACACTGGAAGGCTTGCAGGCAGAAGGCGCAGCGCCGCCATTAGTATTGTGGGCACTGGCCAATGAAGCGCGTACTGCACAAATACGCCCCGCCCTCTTGCACGCAGCAAAGATTGATCGCATGATTAAGGGACTTGCCACAGGCGATCTATGGAATGAATTTTTACAGTTAGCCTTACGTTTGACCCGCCCAAGGGAAACCTCATGACACTCAAAGACACTCTGCTGCAAATCGGCCAAGCGGCACGTGACGCCTCGCACGCCGTCGCCCGCGCTTCCACCGGCGCTAAAAATACCGCCCTGCTCGCCACGGCCAGCGCGATTCGCGCCCAGCGCGATGAACTGCTTGCCGCGAATGCCGCCGACCTTGCCGCAGCGAAAGCAGACGGGCTGGATGCTGCGATGATGGATCGCTTGACACTCAGCGAACAAGGCATCGAGGCCATGGCCCAAGGGCTGGAACAAGTCGCCGCGCTGCCCGACCCAGTGGGTGAGATCACCGAGTTGAGGCGCCGCCCCTCTGGCATACAGGTGGGCAAAATGCGTGTGCCGCTGGGTGTTGTCGGTATTATTTATGAAGCACGGCCGAACGTCACGGCAGAAGCCGCCGCGCTGTGCCTTAAATCCGGCAATGCCGCCATTTTGCGCGGCGGCAAAGAAGCCATTCGCAGCAATCAGGCCATTGCCGTTTGCGTGAAAAAAGGGCTGGCCGCCGCCGGCCTGCCAGAAACCGCCATCCAGGTGATCGAAACCACTGATCGTGCTGCCGTCGGCTATCTGATCACCATGCCGGAATTTGTCGATGTCATCGTGCCGCGCGGCGGCAAGGGCCTGATCGAGCGCATCTCGCAAGAAGCGCGCGTACCGGTGATCAAGCATCTCGACGGCAATTGCCATGTGTATG contains the following coding sequences:
- the rplI gene encoding 50S ribosomal protein L9, producing the protein MQIILMEKVVNLGNLGDEVKVKDGYARNYLIPQGKAKRATEANRKVFEARRAELEAAQQDRLASAQAQAVKLDGLMLQITRKTGMDGRLFGSVTNIDIADALLAQGVTVQRSAIRLPDGPLKAIGDSPIEISLHTDVVATITVSVLGEH
- the rpsR gene encoding 30S ribosomal protein S18; this translates as MAFKPKSKPGVKGGKGEKGRSLFKRRKFCRFTVEKIEEVDYKDVEILKDFIAENARIMPARITGTKTGYQRQLSTAIKRARFLALMPFTDLHQ
- the priB gene encoding primosomal replication protein N, whose amino-acid sequence is MSINLTQLSGRLQERGALRRTPAGIPILEFSLTHESIQMESEVERKVQCEMTCVAVGTQAQVLATVKPGDELKLSGFLAARSLKRRMPILHVNTIEFVEGT
- the rpsF gene encoding 30S ribosomal protein S6 — encoded protein: MRHYEIVFIVHPDQSEQVPAMVERYKALVTTRAGIIHRLEDWGRRQMAYPIQKVHKAHYVLMNIECDGEALAELENSFKFNDAVLRHLTIKMRKAVTTPSPMMKEEKSRSFSQGDAAAPSAPAPEAEATEATEAAAAA
- the hrcA gene encoding heat-inducible transcriptional repressor HrcA yields the protein MLDRRSQSLLKTLIENYIADGQPVGSRTLAKRSNLELSPATIRNVMSDLEEMGYITSPHTSAGRIPTPLGYRLFIDSLLTVRPLTNTDLSEIQGAMQPDQPQRVISQASQLLSQLTSFAGVVVAPRRQQPRIRQIEFLSLSEKRILLIIVTENGDVQNRILFTQRNHTPSELVFAANYLNQNCVGLEFNQIRSRVVEELRQLRVDMSDLMAAALDAGNQVMADTADQYVISGERNLLGVEDLASNMTRIRRLFDLFEQKTHLAQLLALSDDAEGVQVFIGDESGIAPLDECSVVAAPYEVDGHVVGSIGVIGPTRMAYERVIPIVDITAKLLSSALSAY
- the hemH gene encoding ferrochelatase; amino-acid sequence: MSHYADEPAHRHGDTRRTAIVLVNLGTPDAPTASALRRYLKQFLWDPRVVEIPRALWWLILHGIILNLRPAKSAAKYAKIWLKEGSPLRVHTERQAKLLKGLLGQWGYPAIEVTWAMRYGEPSIGHTLDQLKRQGVERVLIFPLYPQYAASTTASVMDDVADWVKHIRNPPELRFIKQYPDHPGYIAALAASVREHWTMHGRGERLVISFHGLPRRSLLLGDPYFCLCQKTGRLLAEALQLSTDDYLITFQSRFGKAKWLEPYTQPTLEKLARDNVARVDVICPGFVADCLETLEEIALECKTAYLSSGGKIFSYIPCMNERADWIAALGDIATTHLAGWPLSAETEAASSARAKQLGATN
- the leuS gene encoding leucine--tRNA ligase, whose product is MQEKYQPTEIERATQAFWNTAQSFHATEDADKPKYYCLSMFPYPSGKLHMGHVRNYTLGDVLSRHYRMRGYNVLQPMGWDAFGLPAENAAMQNKMPPARWTNDNIAYMKKQLQSLGFAIDWQRELATCQPEYYKWNQWLFLRMLEKGIAYKKTQVVNWDPVDQTVLANEQVIDGRGWRTGAVVEKREIPGYYFAITRYADELLSSLESLPGWPERVKTMQANWIGKSTGVRFAFPYTLEGKQENLWVYTTRADTIMGVTFCTVAAEHPLATHAAKNNPVLAAFIDECKHGSVMEADMATMEKKGMPTGLFVTHPLTGEQLAVWVGNYVLMNYGDGAVMAVPAHDERDFAFAKKYNLPIKPVVAVEGETFSLDAWQDWYADKQRGRCINSGKYDGLPFAEAVTAIAADLKAKNLGDIQVHYRLRDWGVSRQRYWGCPIPLIHCNACGTVPVPDDQLPVKLPTDCVPDGSGNPLAKRADFVNCACPKCGQPARRETDTMDTFVDSSWYYARYCAPDNATAMVDSRTSYWMSVDQYIGGIEHAILHLLYSRFWTKVMRDLGLVSYDEPFANLLTQGMVLNHIFSRRTAQGSITYFAPEELDVVKDDAGRITGATAKADGQAVDYQGIGTMSKSKRNGVDPQSLIETYGADTARFFMMFAAPPEQTLEWADSGVEGAFRFLRRLWALGHGIKSSIRHDAAIPKTLPEPVAALRREVHLLLRQANYDFTKHQFNTVASSAMKMLNSLEKGVQEFANESANNTNGMAVITECVSILLRLLSPLTPHICHTLWRELGYGEDILTASWPEPLEAALAQDEIELVLQINGKHRGSLRIKVGAGKTASREVIEAAALASEAAQKHMAGNPAKKVIVVPGRLVNIVV
- the lptE gene encoding LPS assembly lipoprotein LptE, yielding MRAIKLATQLFVTFGLVGLLAACGFQLRGDYALPFQTMSIALAPSSELYAQLKRSIEASSPTRIVDDPKDAEANLVVLGDRNEKVILTLNSAGRAREYDLVRTFSFKVSGPNNTDYISPSQITLRRDMTFNDDLVLSKESEEVLLWRDIQNDLIQQLLRRLAAAKLKAVSESGDATTP
- the holA gene encoding DNA polymerase III subunit delta translates to MQLRPDQLGAHLERPLAPLYLLHGDEPLLVIEAGDAIRLAARRQGFTQREVIVAGSNFRWDDLFLAASNLSLFGETKLIDLRIPSGKPGREGSEALQRYIKTLCPETVTLITLPELDWQAKKAAWVTALSQAGVAIECNAPSLVRLPQWLAERLARQQQATTRAGLEFIAAHVEGNLLAAHQEIQKLGLLYPAGEISLAQIEAAVLNVARYDVSDLRDALKARDTVRAVRTLEGLQAEGAAPPLVLWALANEARTAQIRPALLHAAKIDRMIKGLATGDLWNEFLQLALRLTRPRETS
- a CDS encoding glutamate-5-semialdehyde dehydrogenase, whose product is MTLKDTLLQIGQAARDASHAVARASTGAKNTALLATASAIRAQRDELLAANAADLAAAKADGLDAAMMDRLTLSEQGIEAMAQGLEQVAALPDPVGEITELRRRPSGIQVGKMRVPLGVVGIIYEARPNVTAEAAALCLKSGNAAILRGGKEAIRSNQAIAVCVKKGLAAAGLPETAIQVIETTDRAAVGYLITMPEFVDVIVPRGGKGLIERISQEARVPVIKHLDGNCHVYVDSAADPEKALAIVENSKTQRLGTCNTAESLLIARPMAASLLPKIAAMLTARGIEIRGCDETRALVREAKPANEEDYATEYLAAIISCKVVADVEEAIAHINKYSSAHTEAIVTENYTTALRFLREVDSASVMVNASTRFADGFEYGLGAEIGISTDKFHARGPVGLEGLTSQKWIVLGNGEVRG